The Halichondria panicea chromosome 14, odHalPani1.1, whole genome shotgun sequence genome contains a region encoding:
- the LOC135347801 gene encoding golgin subfamily A member 4-like codes for MDDQERQTKLQAGREALKAFQQKKKKKKVRPKKSTDAVSEADMSVCSEPPNLTTGGEMTGPLDSLGGKESPIPWDDFGLTSFEDDLNLPPDPLSRMSTSLPIMPNLQTTSFDPPLEPEHISGDNPNGTVATTTSLHINPSPRITELEQQLSAVFDSKQQLQNELNTVLDQQHQSQHEILQIRKNQDNSIEIAKREVANSYVSQIANLQHSLMQSESAHQELERKLADVSSSHSLEVENILKKQEEIQATLLAEKDQKHAEHVARLTDKFTSQMEDNEGPKDIDEQEAERLKMIKTKMLEMFAAEKNQMLVEHQQEKTTMQQSTQKQLEDYRCQTEQLANTKLQEVHAQFMSAHQALLEQKNESDALAQELSFKLNQSQIDHSNLRQAKDEIQARYDQLSESHLDELEKARHDSNSFENRLNDWKEKASKLEAILHKSESESQSDLDSLREQNEATLSKIREDYGERLRSLQQMADDYHRKFLQAETEKSVTVESITKSHQEQLEQLKQDYSVEVDTLNQSIRESNAERGSLEAAEEHMSGLQKQLENYRKQEISFQNQLDEKERQYRDGIELYRQQIEREKSHQVEQATARLDSHIKSLEEELASFTASVESGDTERRRHEKIELLKVRHKKRISELETIHEKALKNLHEQLENSHSNEIESLTLNHTQEMSKLREEWTKKLEAEKAQQLLEIEAIKQAEIQQLMDEYKVLIEKATKSDADDISTKSNERIIQLESKMTALKDECSKLEAMRKDLLSQLELAQRQIRDSNQTLQRTNTEMERLSQDCDRYQNKSKSLEVDLSISQSSHEQDKLRLSALQQELDEVGAKTEALETELGEVRQSQIASTGNEELLARLTNDLACKNVAIADLQAQNDSLNTEVFSLTQKCQKLVEKSHSVQEQLETSWGANEEIESLKQQIAELVPFKDEAAGLKEKIEMLEDTFKSKDEAVMSLQAQLEQATQYVTDSNTRRMQLDQTIAETAKEMDTLQQKVAMKEGQEKEIQRMIAEFELKLETLSTKLQEKEELVAEQTTTIQSLQSMKEGQEKEIQRMIAEFELKLETLSTKLQEKEELVAEQTTTIQSLQSQLGQTVDKVNEFQEQNTRLEGELNDTQEVLRTASEDKHKERYEQLREDFEKVCQEKAHQAAEVSTANEKVAFLDQQNTSWQEKVEQLEKNVQELQTQLADKESELSVSYSEFTQKLKESELREKSLRNSQNLTPSKGNVGKDRSSLEETLTKAKQALTDKLAERSTLEKELSLHRTELERRLSEKQRLEEVLVEKSRFEQELQNQKEQLKNELETIESKMKLKETEYSEDKGGKVKARGPKKKTARHKK; via the exons ATGGACGACCAAGAGCGACAGACCAAACTCCAAGCTGGAAGAGAGGCG TTGAAAGCCTTCCAgcaaaagaaaaagaaaaagaaggtTCGTCCTAAGAAAAGCACCGATGCAGTCAGTGAAGCAGACATGAGTGTTTGCAGTGAGCCCCCTAACCTTACCACAGGGGGTGAGATGACCGGGCCGTTGGACTCCCTGGGGGGCAAGGAATCACCGATTCCATGGGATGATTTCGGACTAACGTCTTTCGAGGATGACTTGAACCTTCCACCAGATCCATTGTCCAGGATGTCCACCTCGCTACCCATT ATGCCCAACCTACAGACCACCTCCTTTGATCCCCCACTCGAACCAGAACATATTTCGGGCGATAACCCCAATGGAACTGTCGCTACGACAACGTCGTTGCACATTAACCCCTCTCCTCGAATTACAGAGCTAGAGCAACAACTGTCTGCAGTTTTCGACTCAAAACAACAACTTCAGAATGAACTAAACACTGTCCTTGACCAACAACATCAATCGCAGCACGAGATACTTCAGATCAGGAAAAATCAAGATAATTCAATCGAAATAGCAAAACGAGAAGTTGCTAATTCGTACGTGTCACAAATTGCCAATCTCCAACATTCACTCATGCAATCAGAATCGGCTCACCAAGAGCTTGAGAGAAAATTAGCAGACGTCTCTTCATCACACTCACTAGAAGTTGAGAACATTCTCAAGAAGCAAGAAGAAATTCAAGCAACACTTCTAGCTGAGAAAGACCAGAAACACGCTGAGCATGTTGCAAGACTTACTGATAAATTTACCAGTCAAATGGAAGATAACGAGGGGCCGAAAGATATTGATGAACAAGAAGCTGAAAGACTGAAAATGATCAAGACGAAAATGCTTGAAATGTTTGCAGCAGAGAAAAATCAAATGCTAGTTGAACACCAACAAGAGAAGACCACTATGCAGCAAAGTACCCAAAAACAACTTGAAGACTATCGTTGTCAAACTGAACAATTAGCAAACACCAAGTTGCAGGAAGTCCATGCCCAATTCATGTCTGCACATCAAGCTCTGCTGGAACAGAAAAATGAAAGTGATGCACTCGCACAAGAACTGAGTTTCAAGCTAAACCAATCACAAATTGACCATTCTAATTTACGTCAAGCAAAAGACGAGATTCAAGCACGCTATGACCAACTGTCTGAGTCCCACCTTGACGAACTGGAGAAAGCAAGACACGATTCAAACAGCTTTGAAAATCGACTCAACGATTGGAAAGAAAAGGCGTCCAAACTTGAGGCCATACTGCACAAATCTGAATCAGAATCGCAAAGTGATCTAGACAGTCTACGTGAACAAAACGAGGCCACACTGAGCAAAATAAGAGAGGATTATGGAGAACGATTGAGATCGTTGCAACAAATGGCCGACGATTATCACCGCAAATTTCTCCAAGCCGAAACAGAAAAGAGTGTTACTGTCGAGAGCATAACAAAAAGTCACCAAGAACAACTTGAGCAGCTCAAACAAGACTATAGCGTAGAGGTTGACACTTTGAACCAGAGCATTCGAGAGTCTAACGCCGAGAGAGGCAGTCTTGAAGCTGCCGAGGAGCATATGAGTGGTCTACAGAAACAACTCGAAAACTATCGCAAACAGGAGATAAGTTTTCAGAATCAGTTGGACGAAAAAGAAAGGCAGTACAGAGATGGGATCGAATTGTATCGTCAGCAGATTGAGAGAGAGAAAAGCCATCAAGTTGAGCAGGCTACAGCAAGATTAGACTCGCATATTAAGTCACTTGAAGAGGAGCTCGCTAGTTTTACTGCCTCTGTTGAATCTGGAGACACTGAGAGAAGACGTCATGAGAAAATCGAACTGCTGAAAGTTAGACACAAAAAAAGGATATCTGAATTAGAAACTATACACGAGAAAGCTTTGAAAAATCTTCACGAACAGTTGGAGAACAGTCACTCTAATGAAATTGAAAGTCTCACGCTAAATCACACCCAAGAGATGTCAAAACTGAGAGAAGAATGGACTAAGAAGTTAGAGGCTGAGAAAGCTCAACAACTGCTCGAGATTGAAGCAATAAAACAAGCTGAGATTCAACAACTCATGGACGAGTACAAAGTATTGATTGAGAAAGCCACAAAATCTGATGCTGATGACATTTCCACAAAATCGAATGAACGAATTATTCAGTTGGAGAGCAAAATGACAGCTTTAAAAGACGAGTGCTCTAAATTGGAGGCCATGCGTAAAGACCTGCTCTCTCAACTAGAACTAGCTCAACGTCAGATTCGCGACTCAAACCAAACTCTCCAAAGGACTAACACTGAGATGGAACGACTATCACAAGACTGTGATCGATATCAGAACAAAAGCAAGTCGCTTGAAGTGGACTTGAGCATTTCTCAGAGTTCCCACGAACAAGATAAGTTGCGGCTGAGTGCGTTACAGCAAGAGTTGGATGAAGTGGGAGCTAAGACCGAGGCTTTGGAGACCGAGCTAGGAGAAGTGAGACAATCACAAATTGCAAGTACTGGGAACGAAGAATTGCTGGCTCGACTCACAAATGATTTGGCGTGTAAGAATGTTGCTATTGCTGACTTACAAGCTCAGAACGACTCTCTCAATACTGAAGTGTTCTCACTTACTCAGAAATGTCAGAAATTGGTCGAGAAATCGCATTCGGTACAAGAACAGTTGGAAACTAGCTGGGGAGCAAACGAAGAGATCGAATCACTCAAGCAACAAATTGCCGAACTTGTTCCCTTTAAAGACGAGGCGGCTGGTTTGAAAGAGAAAATTGAAATGCTCGAAGACACGTTTAAGTCTAAAGATGAAGCTGTAATGTCACTGCAAGCACAACTTGAACAAGCTACGCAATACGTTACTGATTCTAATACTCGACGTATGCAACTGGATCAAACGATTGCTGAAACTGCAAAAGAAATGGACACTTTACAACAGAAAGTAGCCATGAAAGAAGGTCAAGAAAAGGAAATACAGCGAATGATTGCTGAGTTTGAACTAAAACTAGAAACACTGTCCACAAAActtcaagaaaaagaagagtTAGTTGCTGAACAGACCACTACCATTCAGAGCCTGCAATCCATGAAAGAAGGTCAAGAAAAGGAAATACAGCGAATGATTGCTGAGTTTGAACTAAAGCTAGAAACACTGTCCACAAAACtccaagaaaaagaagagtTAGTTGCTGAACAGACTACTACCATTCAGAGCCTGCAATCTCAACTCGGCCAAACTGTTGACAAAGTCAACGAGTTTCAAGAGCAAAACACACGATTGGAAGGAGAGCTTAATGACACGCAGGAAGTATTACGTACAGCGTCTGAGGACAAGCATAAAGAACGTTACGAGCAATTGAGAGAAGATTTCGAAAAAGTGTGCCAAGAAAAAGCCCATCAGGCTGCTGAAGTTTCTACTGCTAATGAGAAGGTTGCATTTTTGGATCAACAGAATACAAGTTGGCAGGAGAAGGTGGAACAGTTGGAGAAAAATGTGCAAGAGTTGCAAACACAGCTGGCTGATAAAGAATCAGAATTGTCCGTTAGCTACAGCGAGTTTACTCAAAAATTGAAAGAATCTGAACTTAGAGAGAAGTCGCTTCGAAACAGTCAAAATTTGACACCCTCTAAAGGTAACGTGGGTAAAGACAGGAGCTCGCTGGAAGAGACACTCACTAAGGCCAAACAAGCACTGACTGACAAGCTTGCTGAGCGATCTACTCTTGAGAAAGAATTATCTCTCCATCGTACCGAGCTTGAGCGAAGACTCTCTGAAAAACAACGCCTAGAGGAAGTACTCGTGGAAAAGAGCCGCTTCGAGCAAGAGTTGCAGAATCAGAAAGAGCAGCTTAAAAACGAACTTGAAACTATTGAGTCCAAAATGAAACTGAAAGAAACAGAATACAGTGAAGATAAGGGTGGAAAAGTGAAGGCAAGGGGACCAAAAAAGAAAACTGCTAGGCACAAGAAATAG
- the LOC135347904 gene encoding protein phosphatase 1H-like: protein MAMEGLESIPHISERIKSDKLPVKYEYKRPVFLEISQQEADQSTDHGLRIILTPHNVLQMPWHSGYAETINSGKSLYSNEDQAAMHVTHLTFHDTDKDQAMTIPYVFFGIFDGHAGTGAALTTANTIHCHIKDRLTAIRHFLARETANVVAEDDPGLGFITEAIPTESLVIGAMEEAFTEMDDQIRRERETYRIKGGCTAIVALYLQSKLYVANAGDCRCILLTENCTKITELSMDFTPETDRKRLQTLGYLQPQLLGKYFGRIEYQRRLRKKDIGQRVLYRDRHMAGWGYRTVSEDDVNRVPMIIGHGKRARLMATIGTTRGFGDHDLEAPGGQWIKPFLTPVPEVRVHDLSEHDYKPNDVMILASDGLWERITNEEAQEIAQETLEKHPIDEKIYTNIAHGLIHAARGTIGKKGWRTKKDQIASGDDITVFVVPLNCHRTVPESGCLGEMYDNPLESNPITYASGSVEESVSKQ from the coding sequence ATGGCCATGGAAGGGTTGGAGTCCATCCCCCACATCAGTGAGAGAATTAAGAGCGATAAACTACCCGTCAAGTACGAGTACAAACGTCCCGTTTTCCTCGAGATATCGCAACAAGAAGCCGATCAATCGACGGATCACGGCCTACGAATTATCCTCACCCCCCACAATGTTTTACAAATGCCGTGGCACTCGGGGTACGCTGAAACGATAAATTCTGGGAAAAGTCTTTACTCTAATGAGGATCAAGCTGCGATGCACGTCACACATCTTACTTTTCACGACACGGACAAAGACCAGGCTATGACAATCCCGTATGTTTTCTTTGGGATATTTGACGGTCATGCTGGTACCGGTGCTGCTCTGACAACGGCTAACACGATTCATTGTCACATCAAGGACAGGCTCACTGCAATCCGCCACTTTCTTGCGCGTGAAACAGCCAATGTGGTAGCTGAAGACGACCCTGGACTAGGGTTTATTACAGAGGCTATACCAACTGAATCTTTGGTAATCGGTGCTATGGAAGAGGCTTTTACGGAGATGGATGATCAAATACGACGGGAGAGAGAGACGTATCGTATCAAAGGAGGTTGTACGGCCATTGTTGCTCTGTATCTACAGAGTAAGCTCTATGTAGCAAACGCTGGAGATTGTCGGTGTATTTTATTGACGGAAAATTGCACCAAGATAACGGAGCTATCAATGGATTTCACACCGGAGACAGATAGAAAACGACTTCAAACTTTGGGCTACCTACAACCACAGCTCCTTGGCAAGTATTTTGGTCGAATTGAGTACCAGCGACGATTGAGAAAGAAGGATATTGGTCAGCGAGTGTTGTACCGAGATCGTCACATGGCTGGGTGGGGCTATCGCACAGTTTCAGAGGACGACGTCAATCGTGTTCCCATGATTATTGGCCATGGTAAACGAGCTCGACTCATGGCTACTATTGGGACCACTAGAGGATTTGGAGACCATGATTTGGAGGCTCCTGGAGGACAGTGGATTAAACCATTTCTAACCCCGGTGCCAGAAGTTCGAGTGCATGATTTGTCCGAGCATGACTACAAACCAAATGATGTAATGATATTAGCTTCCGACGGTCTTTGGGAGCGAATCACAAACGAAGAAGCTCAGGAAATTGCACAAGAGACGCTCGAAAAACATCCGATAGATGAGAAGATTTACACGAACATTGCACACGGTCTCATCCACGCTGCTAGGGGCACAATTGGCAAGAAGGGGTGGCGAACAAAGAAGGATCAAATCGCCAGTGGTGACGACATAACTGTTTTCGTAGTCCCGTTGAACTGTCATAGAACAGTACCGGAATCTGGTTGCCTAGGAGAGATGTACGACAATCCGTTAGAGTCGAACCCCATCACTTACGCGTCTGGGTCAGTGGAGGAGAGTGTTTCTAAGCAGTAG